The DNA window GACCTTCTACGTTCTTCCGACTATTCTTCAAAGGGGCTTGAGAGACTACAAGGCCGCATCTGAGCTAATCGAGTACATCAGGACTCTGCCCTCTTCTCCCTTCAATGCAAGTCGTTGACTCGATTGAAGGCCCTAGATATAATTTTCGGCAAGCCAGTGTGAACGAGGTATTACCAGTGGCCACCGAAACGGGAAAGCGGTATTTCTGCGGCAAGTGCGGCGCTGAATTCGTCGTCACGAGGGGCTCCGAAGAAGGAAACATCCACTGCTGTGGCGAGCCGCTGAGCAAGAAGTAGAGGCAGCGGCAACGCTCCTCCAAACTGCGACGACAGAGGTGAACTTCGATGCCTAACCAGCTAGGGCGACGGTACCAGTGCGAGAACTGCGGCACAATGGTGTTGTGCACCAAGCCCGGCACAGGCGCTATTCTCTGCTGCCAGTCTGAAATGCCTGTGCAGCAGCCCAGAAAGCTCCCGTCTTCCGACTAGACGCCCTCTCTACTGAACTTGATGCCCTCCGCGCCTGCTTTGGCGTGGAGTTTGCTATGTCACGCGATAGGAACTCTCGTCGCTGACGCGTGCTGTTCATCGGCGTGGTATGAGCTTCTTACCAGTGGGCCTGAAGCGACGTGATCGAAGCCCAGACCTTCGCCGACCTCTCGAAGCTCATCGAACTCAGATGGTGTGTACCATTTGACCAGCGGTGTGTGTTTCGCAGAAGGACGCAGGTACTGACCTATAGTCAGTAGATTGCAGTCGACCGATCGCAGGTCCTCCATCGTCTCTACGATTTCGTCCCACGTTTCGCCCAAACCCACCATCATGCCTGACTTCGTGACTGCCTCACTGTTGATCTCACGAGTCCGTCGAAGCAGTTCAAGTGACTGGTCGTAGTCGCCCCTGGGCCTGACCCTGCTGAATACACGCCTCACTGTCTCGATGTTATGGTTGAGCGTGTCCGGCCTCGAGTCCATCACCGTCTCGAGTGCATCCCAGTTGCCTTCGAAGTCTGGGATCAGCAACTCCACTCGGCACTCCGGCATACTCTTGTGGATCTGCCTCACGCACTGGGCGAAGATGAACGCGCCTCCGTCGGGCAGATCATCCCTGTTGACGGACGTTATTACCGCGTAGTTCAGCCCCATCCTTTCGACCGTCTCGGCAAGACGCCCCGGCTCTTCGAGATCAAGACCGACCGGCGTACCGGTTGTTACAGCACAGTATGCACAGGCCCTCGTGCAGATATCGCCGAGGATCATAAAGGTCGCGGTTCCCCGCTCCCAGCACTCCCCGATGTTCGGGCAGTGGGCCTCTTCGCAGACCGTGTGAAGCTGCTCTGACCTGAGCATGTCCTGAAGACGCAGGTAGTTGGGACCACCCGGCATCCTTACCTTGAACCACTCTGGAAGACGACGCTGCGCCGGCATTACTACCCCCTAATGGGTGGCTGTTACAAGTACTCGCCGAAGAGTCTTCGTGCTGTACCTTCTCATTCGATTGTAAGAACTGGCAGCCCGTTCAGCAAGAGTTCAGACTGGCTTACTTGCCAATGTCGCTATTCCAATGCTGAGGATTCGACTCGATGAACCCTCCCAGCATCTGCTTGGCGTCTTCAAGATCAAGGTCAGTCACCTCAATCCCGTGCCGTAACATCAGGTCGTAACCGTTAGACTCTCCGAAGTTCTCTGATTCCGCTACCACAACCCTGGAGATGCCAAACTGCACGATTGCCCCTGCGCACATGTGGCATGGCATAAGCGTCGAATACATTGTCATGCCGCGAAAGTCCTGGATTGTCTTTCCGGCGTTGTAAAGGCAATTGATCTCGGCATGCATCACGCAGGCGGAATCCTGGATTCTTCTATTTCGACCCGTCGCAGCCATACTGCCGTCATTGTCGACCAGGACCGCTCCGATGGGAATGCCGCCCTCGGCCAGTCCGGCCTGGGCCTCATCCAGTGCGGCCTTCATGAATTCGTCCAAGTGGTTGCCTCCTGTTCATACTGATCGCAGATAAGTGTAGCTGATGCAGTCCACCATTACTTCCCGTAGGGCGGCATCCGGCTTGGGCTGCCCGGGCTGGTTCAGTGCTGACCACTGCCATGTGCTACGCTACTCGGACCTGTTCCTGAGGCTTCATTTGTATCCGCATGGAGGGCTGGCATTTGAGTACACGTGAAATCACAATCACAGCGGGCTCTGCGAGCATTGGAGCTGCTCTGAACGACTCTGCCATTGCTACCCGGGTATGGGATGCGTTGCCAATCGAGGCATCGGCGAGCACGTGGGGAGACGAGATCTACTTTGGCATCCCCGTCGAGGGAACTGAAGAACCTGATCACGAAGTGGTCGAACTTGGGGATCTAGGTTACTGGCCTCCTGGCAGTGCTTTCTGCATGTTCTTCGGACCGACACCAATGAGCAGGGGCGACGAGATTCGTCCTGCCAGCGCAGTCAATATCATCGGAAGCATGAGTGGTGACCTGGAATCCCTGAAGTCCGTTCCATCCGGCGCACCGGTTATTGTTGAGCGGGCCTGAGAGAGGTCATTCGAGAGTAGTTCCGCTTTCCTCCCGCTTCTCGGACTGTTTGGGGAGGACGACCTTCATTTCGGTGTATAGTCCGAGCTCGGACTCCGCTTCGATGTTACCTCCGTGTTCTCTGATTACGTCAAAGGCCAGACTCAACCCCAGTCCGGTGTTTCTCCCGCCTTCCTTCGTTGTAAAGAATGGATTGAACATCCGCTCCATGGTCTCTGGAGTCATTCCAACTCCATTGTCCCTTACAGTCATGACCACGGCTTCTTCAGTTATCAATGTACCGACGCTCAACTCAGGTATATAGTCTTTACCATGATTGTTGGCCTTGTCAGCCATGGCCTGGCACGCGTTGGTCACTATGTTCGCAACTACCCTTGCAATGTCCTCGGGTACGGCAACAACCTCTTCCATAGAATCGTCGAGTTCAAGATAGACCTCCGCACTGAAACCTGGGTCCTGAGCTTGCACCGAGCGGTGTGCCAAATTAGTCTGCTCGACCACCAGCGAGTTCAGGTCCAGCGGCCTGAATCCGCCTCCGGTACCCCTGTCAAGCATAAGCATGGCGGAAACGATTCCATTTGCTCGGTCACTATGGTGGACCACCCTATCCATGTTGTCGACGAGGTCCTTGATCAGCTCCTCAGCCTCTTCCCTGTCAGTCACACTCGAACCCTCTATCATTTCGCTAAGTTCCAACCCAATGTCCTTGGACAAGACGGCAAAGTTGCGAATGAACTGAAGAGGGTTGCGTATCTCGTGGGCCACCCCAGAGGATAGCTCCCCGAGTTCGGCCAACTTCTGCTGGCTGATGATCTGGTCTTGACTGCGATGAAGCTCTTCTAATGCCTCCTCCAGATCTTCATTCTTCTGGCTGAGTTCGTCCGAGAGTTGCTGCACCCTGTCGAGTTGCATTGCTCTAATAGAGTTCAATCGCAGGGTCTCTAAGGCGAGGCAGGCCTTGGATACCTCGTCCCGTCCCCATGGTTTCACACGGTACTCGAAGTCGCCCATTCCCAGCCGCCGGATCCAGACCTCTACTGCAACGGTCCTTAGACCAACCAGCACAACCAGGGCGGCCATGGCAAGGGCTGAGATTAAACACATCGCAGCCGTGATGATCAGGCCTAATTCACCAATGAGAACAGCCTGCACATTGATGGCGGCGAGTAAGCCAAGAACTGTCAGCACCAGCAGGATGTGCTGCACTGAGTAGCGCCTGATCGAATACTTGGACATCCCAAAAGGATCGTTGAAGTCCTGCGATTCCTCGAACGAGAAACTTCGTTCTTCCATATTTCCCTCCGCGTTTACCGGACAGCCACAACCCCTATGTTATATTGAATGCCATTGGCATTACCGCCGGCATGACTATGTTAACGAAAGAACCCAGCAAACAGACCACGCGCTCACGAAAGACGCGTCTGGAACCCGAACCCGAGTTCGTCGAATTAGTCCTTGGCGAAGTCGACGAGTTGGGCGACACAACGGCGTATTTCGAGGGCGAGTTCATCAACGTCGCTGGAGGAATGCCCGGCGAACGCGTCATCGCCAGGATCTATCGCTACCGTCGGCGCCGTAAACAAAGAGTCTCGGGGATTGTCGATACGGTCCTGAAGCCGTCGTCCAACCGCGTAACACCAAAGTGCGGCTACAACGGCCGCTGTTCCGGCTGTCAGTGGCAACACGTTTCCTACCCTGCCCAGCTTGAGCTCAAGCGCAATAGAATCGTTAACGAATTCGCCAAGCACGAGTCGTTGCAAAGTGTCCATGTTGCCGAAACACTGCCCGCGCCTTCAGAGTTCTACTACCGAAATCACGCACGTTTCACGATTCGACGCGGAGGCCAACTCGGCTTCTCCAACAGGATCACTCGCCACTTCGTGAGAATAGACCACTGCATGTTGATGGCGCCGACAATCAACGAGAAGGTCACCGAGTTCCAGGACCGCGCTGCAGAGACCACCAACATGTCCGTCCGTGTCGGCGTTAACACCGGAGACTTTCTGGTCCAGCCGACTTTCCAGAATCCCGATATAAGGATCCCTTCCGGTCAGACACATTACACGGAGCGCATGGGTGGTACAGATCTTCGCATCGCTTCACCCTCTTTCTTCCAGGTCAATACGGAGCAGGCCCAGAACCTGATCAACATAGTCCGTAGTCAGCTCGATCTCCGATCCGATCAGGTGCTGATCGACGCCTATGCTGGAGTGGGAGTATTTGCGATACTGCTCGCCCCGTATGTGGGCAGGGCCATTGCCATCGAGGAATCGGCCTCAGCGGTGGCGGATGGTAAGTCAAATGCAGCTGAAACGGAAAACGTTGAGTTCGTTCAATTGAAGACCGAGGAAGCCCTGGCTGATCTTGTCGACATCAGTGGCCTTGAGAAAGTGCCTGACGCAGTAATTTTGGATCCCCCGCGCGTCGGCTGCCATCCGGAGGCCCTCGAGTCGCTCCTCAAGTTGGGTCCAGACCGCATTGCCTACGTTTCGTGTGATCCGCCTTCATTGGCGCGCGATTTGGATATCCTGTCGCGTGGCTGCTACCTTGTGTCCGAAGTACAGCCTGTGGACATGTTCCCGCAGACATATCACGTAGAGTCCGTCACCACACTCACGCGTGCGACGTAGTTCCGGCGGTTCCTAGAGTTGCCAGACGCACCCAAAGTCACACTACTGTCGTCCTCTGCCAGGAGGCGGGAGATCGTCAGCAACAGCTTTTCTGATGCCGCCATTGAAGACTCAAGAGGCGAAGAACCCAGACCCTCCGAGGCGGAGGCTGCAGAAGATTACGTAGTGAGATCGGCAGTCGCCAAGCTCGGAGGCCCGCCAGGGCCAGGAGAAGATGGCCTGCTTGTTAGTGCGGATACTGTCGTCGTGCTCGAGGGGGAGATACTTGGAAAGCCCTCGTCCAAGGAGGAAGCCCGCTCGATGCTCAACAGACTCAGCGATGCCTGGCACCAGGTCATTACGGGAGTAGCTGTTCAAAAAGCCCGCACCGGCGAAGTGTTCACCAGCTCGGAGACTTCCTCAGTGAAGACGCGACCCTTTTCTGCCGCTGAAGTCGAGGAGTATATCTCCAGCCCGGAACCATACGACAAGGCTGGTGGGTATGCTGTCCAGGATGACGTGTTTCGACCGGTGGTTATGACGGAAGGGTGCTATCTAAACATAGTGGGACTTCCACTCTGTTCAGTGCTTACTCTTATGCGGCGCCACGACCCGGCGGTCGAATTGCGGGACTTGAGGAGCATCCCCTACTATGACAGGTGCAACGACTGCAAGCTGCCCGGCGTAGCGGAGGGTCTGCCGTGAACATCTTGGGAATGGGACCTCTTGAGATCCTCCTTATCGCCCTAGTCGCCTTCATCTTCCTGGGACCTGAGCGTATGTCAGATGCGGCACGACTCCTTGGCAAGGCGATCAGGGAGGGTCGCAATATCGCTTCAACCATCCCCCGAGTGGTGGTCGAGGATGACGACATCAAGGTCGTCGAACGTGGCCGGTCAACCAGCCTAATCAATGACAGCCCTGGACCCAAGTCGAAACTTGAGGAGGAACCTCAGGCACCCGAAGACGATGATGGTCCTGTCCCCTTCTCCAGAAGTGGCCCACCACCCGCAAGGCCGGATGCCGCAGACTCTCGTCCGGACGCTCCCTCACAATGAACGAAGAAGGTGCAGTTCCCCTCAGAAGCCACCTGGTCGAGCTTAGGAAACGGCTTACCTATGCCGCCATATCTGTTCTGGTTACGACCGCCGTCGCCTTCGTGTTCCACGAACAGGTCCTGATCCTCCTGATGGAGCCCGCGCAACAGTTCGTTGACACACCCAACGGCAAGCCCATCTTTACCGAACTCACTGAGATCATCTCGGTTGCTGCCAAAACGTCTCTGCTGGTCGGGCTCTTCGTATCCCTACCGTTCGTGCTCTACCAGATCGTCATGTTCGTCGCCCCGGGTCTTAAGCCTAAAGAGCGTAAGTACCTTTACGTGTTGATGCCCGCGAGTCTACTGGCATTTGTAGTTGGTGCAGCCTTCGGCTACAGGGTGCTATTTCCGCCGATGGTCAACTTCCTGCTTAACTTCGGCTCTGATGTTGCCACTCCCCTCATCAGCATCCGCAGCTACATCAACCTAATGCTGACCCTGCTGTTCTGGATGGGCCTGATTTTCGAGATTCCCGTTGTCACATTCTTCCTGGCCAAGATCGGCCTTGTGACGCCTGAGATGCTCGCACGCAACAGGCGATATGCCATTGTGGCTGCCTTTATCCTGGGAGCTGTCATCACCCCGACCTTCGACCCCATAAACCAGGCCTTCGTAGCCATTCCGATCATCGTGCTCTACGAGGCCAGCGTCTGGCTCGCCAAGCTGGCGGTACGCGGGAGAAGAAGGTCAGCGGCACTGAATCCCGAGTAACCCCACAGATAGCATCAGGGCCGCCCCTAGTTGGGACGGCCCTGTTTAATGAACCTGGGTTGTTGGGTCTGCCGATCTAGGACGGCTTCTGCCCGTTGCTGTCTCTGGAATCGGTTGTAGCAACGGCGCCTGGCTCGTCCTCAGCGGTTGCCTTCCGAAATTCCTTGATTGACCTACCCAGCGCACCGCCGATATCTGTCAGCCTACCGACGCCGAAGATAATCAATACTATGAACAGTACGATTATCAACTCCATCGGGCCTATCCTGAAAGGCATCGCAGACTCCTTATTGAGAACTAAGCGACTCTGACTACATGATAGCGACGCCGGAATTGGCGGTCAATTCGGCCACGCGTTTATAGAACACAGGTATACTGGATGTAGCAGCCGACAATTCTCCTCAACTAGCGAGGCATTTAGTAGAGTGTCGACCTACTTCGAACGGCAGCAACTGCCACCGGACCCCGAACCTTCACCCAAGAGGTCAGCCACAAGGCGAGCAATCGCAGTGGTGCTTGGAGCGGTTGCCGTAGGGTTTGCCCTTGGCATGTTCGCGGCCATTCAGTTCGGCTGGACTTCGGACGATGTTCCCAGCCTCTTCAGTGAAGCGCAGGTCTCACGCATTTTCGAAAGTGCCAGCCCGGCTGTAGTAGAGATCGAGGCGGTGCGCAGGATTGGCAATCTCCAGCTCGACATTCCGTTCTGGGGTTCAGGATTCCTTGTGGATGACGAGGGCCACATCGTAACGAACTACCACGTCGTGGCTGGCGGCGACGAGTATGTTGTCAGACTCTCCAACGGCACAGAGGTGCCCGCAGATCGGCTGGGTGTCAGCCAGGCAGATGACCTGGCCGTCCTGAAGGTCAGTCCCTCATACATCGAGGACATTTCCCCCCTGTCACTCGGCGACTCGTCCAAGGTGGCTCCAGGCCAGTTGGCCATCGCGATTGGCAGCCCATTCAGGGAATTCAACTCTGTGGGAGTCGGCGTTGTAAGTGGCATCGATCGAGGGCACAGCAGCATTCTTCACCGGCCGATCCCGGACATGATCCAGACAGACGTACCCTTGAACCCCGGCAATTCCGGTGGTCCTCTCCTAAACGCCGATGGAGAGGTGATAGGAATTAACACGTCCATCAGGATCGAGGGTGGCAGCCGCAGGGTGGAGGACTTCAGGGTCGGGTTTGCCGTGCCAAGCAACACCGCCCGCAGTTTGCTGCCCCAGCTGATTGCTGCCGTGGACCTCAGGAGGCCCTGGATCGGAATCCAGGGCGCTCCAGTTCCCAGGCAGATGCGCGAAACCGAAGGTCTGCCAAGGGGCATCTATGTTACTGGCGTTTTCTCAGACAGTCCTGCGCGTGAAGCAGGAGTGAAGGCCTTCACACGCTTCGGTTCCAGCGATACAGGCGACGTCATTACGGCCGTTGACGACGTACAGGTAGGCTCTGTCGACGATATGGTCGGCTACCTGAACACCAAGATCCCGGGCGACGCCGTCACGCTAACTCTCGTCCGCGAGGGCGAGGAACGCACCGTCGAAGTAACCCTCGATCCGTGGCCCGACGGAGCCTGATAGAACGACGCCTCTACTGCAGTGGCGAGAAGCTCATCGGCAGCATCAGCTTGTTCTCCTGCACCAGCGGTGCGATGCCGCCAGGGGGAGGCCAGACGCCCTTTTCCCGAGTTTCCGTCCTGACTTGCGCTCGATGGTCGTAGCTCTCATAGGCCCACATGTGGATCCAGGTATTGAGCCCGCCCAGTTCCGAGTACCATGCCCCAACCAGCGGGGAGAACTTCTCACGTTCTTCGATGTGCTCGCCCCACTTTTCGATCACATTCGGAATGTCGCCAGGGGCGTATGTGTAGATACGCATCTCGTACACGGGTCCAAGCTTCGCCTCTCCATGATCCTTGTTGAACGGAGCCGGCAGGAAAACCTCGGACTGCATGTTATTGACGAACTCGGAAGTATTCGGAGGCCACACACCGTCTTCTACGGCCTTGGCGCGAATTTCCAGTCGCTGGTTTAAGTCTTCGTACGGCCAGACGTGAACGACCTGGTTTAGCGGTCCCGCCTCGGTATACCAGAATCCGAACAGCTCCGAGTAATTCCGGCGGCCTTCCTTGATCTTGGCTGCCGCCCGCTTCTCAAACTCCGGCACTGTTCGAGGCTTGAGGTCATAGGTCCTGAATTCGTAGATCACAATACACTCCCTTGGTCGAAGTTACCGTATCAAACGGCGACTACTCGCACGTTAAAGCTGTCGAGCCAGCTCGATTTTCACTTTCAGCCATTGCTCGCAATGTGTTGAAGATTAACACGCCCCTCTCATATTTGTGAACTGACGACGCGCTGAACATTGAGCGCACCGCGTGCCATCTCCTACGATTATCCCAACAGAAATCCGAAGACTAAAGTCCATGGAGGCGTGACACGGAATGCCTGAGACCGTACTGGTAACTGGGGGGGCCGGATACATAGGCAGCACCATCTGTTCCGCCCTGGAAGATGCGGGACACAACCCAATCATCCTGGACTCTCTCGTCAGCGGAGACACCGGAATGATTGGAAACCGGCCCTTCTACCGTGGCGACGTTTCAGACCCCAGAGTGATCGCTGAGATCTTTGCAGATCATCCTCACATCACCTGCTGTATCCACTGCGCCGCCCTCGCTATTGTCCCCGACTCAGTAGATCGCCCACTGGACTACTACTCCAACAATGTCTCAGGCACTATCGATCTCATTAGAAGTCTCATGCACCATGGCTGCAGCAAAGTCGTCTTCAGTTCCTCGGCATCCGTCTACGATACTGCCCCTGGACCGGAGGTGACGGAAACGTCTCCCACTCGCCCCCTGAGTCCATACGCGAGGACAAAGTTGATAATGGAAATGGTGCTGGAAGACCTGGCGGAGGCATCAGGGCTTAAGGCTCTGTCGCTCAGGTACTTCAACCCCATCGGTGCAGACCCCAGGATGAGGTCAGGGCAACGACAGCAGGTCGCATCCCAAATCATGAGCGTCCTTGTGGAAGTGGCGTCGGGCCATCGACCCGCGTTCTACGTCACTGGCACCGAGTGGCCGACCCGAGACGGGACTGGAGTAAGGGACTACGTTCACGTGTGGGACCTTGCACGGGCACACGTGGCTGCCGTCGAGAAGATCGATAAAATCTTTCCTGACGAGGGCGGCAGTGAGATCATCAACCTTGGTACCGGTACAGGAGTCACGGTGCGCGAGTTCGTACACGCATTTGAGCGTGTCCTTGGACGAAGTGTCCATACTATCGATGCGCCTCCGAGACCTGGCGACGTTGCGGGAGCATACGCAAGCATCGGGAAGGCTGAACGTCTCCTGGGCTGGCGTCCCGAGTTAAGCCTGGAAGAAGGAATTCACCACGCTCTGGAGTGGGCGGAGCGAAGCAGGGAGTGACCAGAAACAGGCTGTTTGAGACACTCTTCTCCACCATCGGATCCGTTGGTGAGCGAATACCCCTGGCAGGTACTTGTCTGGTGATCCCTCGTATTTGAGGCAGATATGGCCCTATGCTATACTTTCGTGGGCGCTTTTGGGGCGCCGACGACTACGTGTGCATTCAATGAACAGCTATTGGAAGTGAAGGCGGGAGTTTATGGTTCAGACCTCACCTGAAGCCCTTGTTACAAGGCCTACCCAGCCCATGGCGAATTTCCTTTCGCCGCAAGGGCCGGTGTCCATGAAAATGCTGCTTGAAGCGGGAGTCCACTTCGGCCATCAGAAGCGTCGGTGGAATCCCAAGATGAAGCAGTACATCTTCTCCCACCGGAACGGGATCCACATCATAGATCTTCAGAAGACTCTGAGAATGCTGGATACCGCCATGGAGTTTATGACCGAAATGGTCGCGCAGGGTAACAAGGTGCTCATGGTGGGCACCAAGAAACAGGCCCAGGACTCGATCATTCACGAGGCGAACAGGTGTGGCGCGTTCCACATCACTACCCGCTGGCTTGGCGGCACCCTCACTAATTTCAAGACTATCCAGTCCAGGATCGACTACCTTGTCCACCTTGAGCAAGAGAAGGCCAAGGGCGAGTTCACCAGGCTCACGAAGCGGGAGTCCTTGAAGCTCGAAGACACAATCAGGCGTCTCAACCGCCACCTATCTGGCATCAAGGAAATGACAGATATGCCAGGTGTCCTGTTTGTCGTGGACATTGGCAAGGAGCATATCGCGGTCGCTGAGGCTCGCAAGGTTGGCGTGCCGATCGTAGCACTGGTCGACTCCGACTGCGATCCCGACCAGATCGATTACCCAATCCCAGGAAATGATGACGCCATAAGGTCCATCCGCCTGGTTTCGGCAAAGATGGCGGAAGCAGTCATCGAGGGCCATCATCGCAGGCTGTCGTTGGAGACTGAGGAAGTAACAAACCTGGATCCTGTCGCCGACGGCACCGAAGCAGCAACTCCAGAAGTGGAAGTGGCAGAAGCGCCGGAAGAAATTCCGGAACCGGTAGTTGAGCCCGCTCCTACACTGGCGGCCCTGGAGGCACTAGCCCGGGCCCACAACAATCCTTCTTAGGAACAACAAGGAAGATATGGCAGTTACAGTTGACGAAATAAAAGCCCTGCGCCAGATTACAGGTGCAGGGGTGATGGACAGCAAGCGAGCGCTGGAAGAAGCCAGCGGCGACATCAAGAAGGCGGAGGAGCTTCTAAGGCAACAGGGCATAGCATCCGCTGCCAAGAAGGCAAACCGCGCCACCAACCAGGGCCTTGTCGAATCCTACATCCACAGCGGCGGCAGGATAGGCGCCATCGTGGAAGTGAACTGCGAGACCGACTTCGTGGCCCGAACCGAGGATTTCAAGGAGCTCGCTCACAACCTTGCGATGCAGGTTGCGGCCATGTCTCCCGCATATGTTGACGAGTCGGCAGTCCCCGAAGACGAGACTGTGGACCCCGCTCAGGACTGCTTGCTCCAACAGCCGTTCATCAGGGACCCTGGAAAGACTGTCCAGGAGCTGGTCAACGAGACTGTAGGCAAGTTGGGTGAGAACGTGCGTGTCAGAAGGTTCACGCGTTTCTCGCTCGGTGAATAGCTCGAGGTTGTCCCATCGCCCCACGTTATAGCCGAATCCTGCTGAAACTCAGCGGGGAGTCTCTACAAGGCGAGAGAGGATTCGGGGTAGACCCGTCTGCCGTCGAATACATGGCTGGGGAGATCAGGTCCGTACTTGAACTCGGTGTAGAGATGGGAGTCGTCGTCGGAGGGGGCAACATCTGGCGAGGTACTCAGGCCGAACTCGACGGCATGGATCGCGCAACGGCTGACTATGCCGGCATGCTGGCCACTATCATCAGCGCGCTGGCCCTGCAGGACACTCTCGAACGCAAATTTGGCCTGGTCACACGCACCCAAAGCGCAATTAACGTATCGCAGGTCGCCGAGCCGTACATCCGCCGCCGCGCTATCAGGCACCTCGAAAAGGGCCGCATCGTTCTGTTCGCCGCGGGCACTGGCAATCCCTTCGTGACTACGGACACGGGCGCCGCACTC is part of the Dehalococcoidia bacterium genome and encodes:
- the galE gene encoding UDP-glucose 4-epimerase GalE, which codes for MPETVLVTGGAGYIGSTICSALEDAGHNPIILDSLVSGDTGMIGNRPFYRGDVSDPRVIAEIFADHPHITCCIHCAALAIVPDSVDRPLDYYSNNVSGTIDLIRSLMHHGCSKVVFSSSASVYDTAPGPEVTETSPTRPLSPYARTKLIMEMVLEDLAEASGLKALSLRYFNPIGADPRMRSGQRQQVASQIMSVLVEVASGHRPAFYVTGTEWPTRDGTGVRDYVHVWDLARAHVAAVEKIDKIFPDEGGSEIINLGTGTGVTVREFVHAFERVLGRSVHTIDAPPRPGDVAGAYASIGKAERLLGWRPELSLEEGIHHALEWAERSRE
- a CDS encoding NIPSNAP family protein, translated to MIYEFRTYDLKPRTVPEFEKRAAAKIKEGRRNYSELFGFWYTEAGPLNQVVHVWPYEDLNQRLEIRAKAVEDGVWPPNTSEFVNNMQSEVFLPAPFNKDHGEAKLGPVYEMRIYTYAPGDIPNVIEKWGEHIEEREKFSPLVGAWYSELGGLNTWIHMWAYESYDHRAQVRTETREKGVWPPPGGIAPLVQENKLMLPMSFSPLQ
- the tatC gene encoding twin-arginine translocase subunit TatC; protein product: MNEEGAVPLRSHLVELRKRLTYAAISVLVTTAVAFVFHEQVLILLMEPAQQFVDTPNGKPIFTELTEIISVAAKTSLLVGLFVSLPFVLYQIVMFVAPGLKPKERKYLYVLMPASLLAFVVGAAFGYRVLFPPMVNFLLNFGSDVATPLISIRSYINLMLTLLFWMGLIFEIPVVTFFLAKIGLVTPEMLARNRRYAIVAAFILGAVITPTFDPINQAFVAIPIIVLYEASVWLAKLAVRGRRRSAALNPE
- the tatA gene encoding twin-arginine translocase TatA/TatE family subunit; this encodes MPFRIGPMELIIVLFIVLIIFGVGRLTDIGGALGRSIKEFRKATAEDEPGAVATTDSRDSNGQKPS
- the lipA gene encoding lipoyl synthase, giving the protein MPAQRRLPEWFKVRMPGGPNYLRLQDMLRSEQLHTVCEEAHCPNIGECWERGTATFMILGDICTRACAYCAVTTGTPVGLDLEEPGRLAETVERMGLNYAVITSVNRDDLPDGGAFIFAQCVRQIHKSMPECRVELLIPDFEGNWDALETVMDSRPDTLNHNIETVRRVFSRVRPRGDYDQSLELLRRTREINSEAVTKSGMMVGLGETWDEIVETMEDLRSVDCNLLTIGQYLRPSAKHTPLVKWYTPSEFDELREVGEGLGFDHVASGPLVRSSYHADEQHASATRVPIA
- a CDS encoding twin-arginine translocase TatA/TatE family subunit: MNILGMGPLEILLIALVAFIFLGPERMSDAARLLGKAIREGRNIASTIPRVVVEDDDIKVVERGRSTSLINDSPGPKSKLEEEPQAPEDDDGPVPFSRSGPPPARPDAADSRPDAPSQ
- a CDS encoding class I SAM-dependent RNA methyltransferase, translated to MLTKEPSKQTTRSRKTRLEPEPEFVELVLGEVDELGDTTAYFEGEFINVAGGMPGERVIARIYRYRRRRKQRVSGIVDTVLKPSSNRVTPKCGYNGRCSGCQWQHVSYPAQLELKRNRIVNEFAKHESLQSVHVAETLPAPSEFYYRNHARFTIRRGGQLGFSNRITRHFVRIDHCMLMAPTINEKVTEFQDRAAETTNMSVRVGVNTGDFLVQPTFQNPDIRIPSGQTHYTERMGGTDLRIASPSFFQVNTEQAQNLINIVRSQLDLRSDQVLIDAYAGVGVFAILLAPYVGRAIAIEESASAVADGKSNAAETENVEFVQLKTEEALADLVDISGLEKVPDAVILDPPRVGCHPEALESLLKLGPDRIAYVSCDPPSLARDLDILSRGCYLVSEVQPVDMFPQTYHVESVTTLTRAT
- a CDS encoding nucleoside deaminase, with product MDEFMKAALDEAQAGLAEGGIPIGAVLVDNDGSMAATGRNRRIQDSACVMHAEINCLYNAGKTIQDFRGMTMYSTLMPCHMCAGAIVQFGISRVVVAESENFGESNGYDLMLRHGIEVTDLDLEDAKQMLGGFIESNPQHWNSDIGK
- a CDS encoding Maf-like protein → MPDAPKVTLLSSSARRREIVSNSFSDAAIEDSRGEEPRPSEAEAAEDYVVRSAVAKLGGPPGPGEDGLLVSADTVVVLEGEILGKPSSKEEARSMLNRLSDAWHQVITGVAVQKARTGEVFTSSETSSVKTRPFSAAEVEEYISSPEPYDKAGGYAVQDDVFRPVVMTEGCYLNIVGLPLCSVLTLMRRHDPAVELRDLRSIPYYDRCNDCKLPGVAEGLP
- the rpsB gene encoding 30S ribosomal protein S2; protein product: MANFLSPQGPVSMKMLLEAGVHFGHQKRRWNPKMKQYIFSHRNGIHIIDLQKTLRMLDTAMEFMTEMVAQGNKVLMVGTKKQAQDSIIHEANRCGAFHITTRWLGGTLTNFKTIQSRIDYLVHLEQEKAKGEFTRLTKRESLKLEDTIRRLNRHLSGIKEMTDMPGVLFVVDIGKEHIAVAEARKVGVPIVALVDSDCDPDQIDYPIPGNDDAIRSIRLVSAKMAEAVIEGHHRRLSLETEEVTNLDPVADGTEAATPEVEVAEAPEEIPEPVVEPAPTLAALEALARAHNNPS
- a CDS encoding trypsin-like peptidase domain-containing protein, encoding MSTYFERQQLPPDPEPSPKRSATRRAIAVVLGAVAVGFALGMFAAIQFGWTSDDVPSLFSEAQVSRIFESASPAVVEIEAVRRIGNLQLDIPFWGSGFLVDDEGHIVTNYHVVAGGDEYVVRLSNGTEVPADRLGVSQADDLAVLKVSPSYIEDISPLSLGDSSKVAPGQLAIAIGSPFREFNSVGVGVVSGIDRGHSSILHRPIPDMIQTDVPLNPGNSGGPLLNADGEVIGINTSIRIEGGSRRVEDFRVGFAVPSNTARSLLPQLIAAVDLRRPWIGIQGAPVPRQMRETEGLPRGIYVTGVFSDSPAREAGVKAFTRFGSSDTGDVITAVDDVQVGSVDDMVGYLNTKIPGDAVTLTLVREGEERTVEVTLDPWPDGA